The following proteins are co-located in the Hydrogenophaga sp. RAC07 genome:
- a CDS encoding flagellar basal body rod protein, translating into MSMSVTAIGLSGMRAAQLKLDSHAHNVANVQTPDFRRQVTVQTARPERGGVDTRIGREADVSAPFDRLADDLVGQRMSLYSFAANLRTVQTEDRMLGTLLDTKA; encoded by the coding sequence ATGTCCATGTCCGTCACCGCCATCGGCCTGAGCGGCATGCGCGCCGCGCAGCTCAAGCTGGACTCGCACGCCCACAACGTGGCCAACGTGCAGACACCGGACTTCCGGCGCCAGGTCACGGTGCAGACGGCTCGGCCCGAGAGGGGCGGTGTGGACACACGGATCGGTCGGGAGGCCGACGTGTCAGCGCCCTTCGACCGACTGGCCGACGACCTGGTGGGCCAGCGCATGAGCCTCTACAGCTTCGCCGCCAACCTGCGCACCGTGCAGACGGAAGACCGCATGCTGGGAACGCTGCTGGACACGAAGGCCTGA
- a CDS encoding class I SAM-dependent methyltransferase translates to MTEALVSAPAAPAAPAVFDAEKFRQTTRAQWENAAEAWDRWGPLLARWLGPATEAMLDMAAVGPGARVLDVAAGAGEQTLVAARRVGATGHVLATDISPTILRHARQAAEQAGLSNVETRELDGECHDLLPGGSFDAAVSRVGLIYFPDQQRALAGIRHALKPGGRFAAVVYSTAERNPFFAVPVGIIRRRAQLPPPLPGQPGPFSLGGEGVLATVLEQAGFRDVEVRKVDSPVRLPTATECVRFERESFGALHQMMASLSDDERTDTWREIEEALHRFETPAEGFVGPCEMLVGAGTR, encoded by the coding sequence ATGACCGAAGCCCTCGTTTCCGCCCCCGCTGCACCCGCTGCACCAGCCGTCTTCGACGCCGAGAAGTTTCGCCAGACCACGCGCGCGCAGTGGGAAAACGCCGCTGAAGCCTGGGATCGATGGGGGCCCTTGCTGGCCCGCTGGCTGGGCCCGGCGACCGAGGCCATGCTGGACATGGCGGCCGTTGGCCCCGGCGCGCGCGTGCTTGACGTGGCGGCCGGCGCGGGCGAACAGACCCTGGTCGCCGCGCGCCGCGTGGGCGCGACGGGTCATGTGCTGGCCACCGACATTTCACCGACGATTCTTCGACATGCGAGGCAGGCGGCCGAACAGGCCGGCCTGTCGAACGTGGAAACCCGTGAGCTCGATGGTGAGTGCCACGATCTGTTGCCCGGTGGCTCCTTTGATGCCGCGGTGTCGCGCGTCGGCCTGATCTACTTTCCCGACCAGCAGCGCGCGCTCGCCGGCATCCGCCACGCACTGAAGCCGGGCGGGCGTTTCGCCGCGGTGGTGTATTCCACGGCCGAACGCAATCCCTTCTTTGCCGTGCCGGTCGGCATCATCCGCCGCCGCGCGCAGTTGCCACCGCCCTTGCCTGGACAACCAGGGCCTTTTTCCTTGGGCGGTGAAGGCGTGCTGGCGACAGTGCTGGAGCAAGCGGGTTTTCGCGACGTGGAGGTGCGCAAGGTTGACTCCCCGGTGCGTCTGCCCACGGCCACCGAGTGCGTGCGGTTCGAACGGGAATCCTTCGGCGCGCTGCACCAGATGATGGCCAGTCTGAGCGACGACGAGCGTACCGACACGTGGAGAGAAATCGAGGAAGCCTTGCACCGCTTCGAGACCCCGGCGGAGGGTTTTGTGGGTCCGTGCGAGATGCTGGTGGGCGCGGGCACGCGGTGA
- a CDS encoding winged helix-turn-helix transcriptional regulator: MIDYMQFCTVARGAEVLGELWTPLVVRELLCGSHRFNDIHRGVPRMSSTLLTQRLRKLEEIGVVERRRVEKNWEYHLTPAGEELRPIVVGLGHWGARWIGSRLRPEQLDAGFLMWDIRRFARMEEFPDEGRTVVHFRFSDGPATERQWWLVVEHHVADLCRDDPGHDVSVLVDSTVRALTEIWTGDSAPEREIQSGDLTVQGAGRNGQRLWRWLGRSMFAPTRVAQPAVSDGRA, encoded by the coding sequence ATGATCGACTACATGCAGTTCTGTACCGTCGCCCGGGGTGCCGAGGTGTTGGGCGAACTGTGGACGCCGCTGGTCGTGCGCGAGCTGCTGTGCGGCAGCCATCGCTTCAACGACATCCACCGTGGCGTGCCGCGCATGTCGTCCACGCTGTTGACGCAGCGCCTGCGCAAACTGGAAGAGATCGGCGTCGTCGAGCGGCGGCGCGTCGAGAAGAACTGGGAATACCACCTCACCCCCGCGGGCGAGGAACTGCGACCGATCGTGGTGGGTCTGGGCCACTGGGGCGCGCGCTGGATCGGCAGCCGGCTGCGCCCCGAGCAACTCGACGCCGGTTTCCTCATGTGGGACATCCGCCGCTTCGCACGCATGGAAGAGTTCCCCGACGAAGGCCGCACGGTGGTCCATTTCCGGTTCAGCGACGGCCCCGCGACCGAGCGGCAGTGGTGGCTGGTGGTGGAACACCACGTGGCCGACCTGTGCCGGGACGACCCGGGCCACGACGTGAGCGTGCTGGTCGACTCGACGGTGCGCGCGCTCACCGAAATCTGGACCGGCGACAGCGCCCCGGAGCGTGAGATCCAGTCGGGCGACCTGACGGTGCAGGGAGCGGGGCGCAACGGCCAGCGGCTCTGGCGATGGCTGGGGCGCAGCATGTTCGCGCCCACGCGCGTGGCGCAGCCGGCGGTGAGCGATGGACGGGCGTAG
- a CDS encoding 2Fe-2S iron-sulfur cluster-binding protein: MKTFRVRIDGEVADAEADSETSLFAALARAGMAWPVSCRNGTCRTCMARLLQGQVRYDIPWPGLSAEEKTEGYCLPCVARPIADVVIARA; encoded by the coding sequence ATGAAAACCTTCCGTGTCCGGATTGATGGCGAGGTGGCTGACGCCGAGGCCGACAGCGAGACCAGCTTGTTCGCTGCCCTGGCGCGCGCGGGCATGGCATGGCCGGTGTCCTGTCGCAACGGTACCTGTCGCACGTGCATGGCCCGTTTGCTGCAGGGGCAAGTGCGTTACGACATTCCCTGGCCGGGCCTGAGTGCAGAGGAAAAGACGGAGGGCTACTGCCTGCCCTGCGTTGCGCGACCCATCGCGGATGTTGTCATCGCCCGGGCCTGA